A genome region from Gossypium hirsutum isolate 1008001.06 chromosome A04, Gossypium_hirsutum_v2.1, whole genome shotgun sequence includes the following:
- the LOC107949154 gene encoding xanthotoxin 5-hydroxylase CYP82C4 produces MGFSIELQEQIILAILFTIFVVSLSIHGGDKKKRQRPAPPEAAGAMPLLGHLHLLGTNQLLHRIFGDMADKYGPAFLVRLGSHRALVVSNWQVAKECFTTNDKIFSTRPRSLASKLMGYDHKMLGFAPYGPYWRSLRKIATLELLSSRRMELLRHVRDTEIDCFIKELYEETVRSGGIAVVEVKEKIGSLATNIIVRMIAGKRYSCGSDDEESKRCQNAIADFFHLVGLVLVSDWVPFLGWIDVVMGRIAKIKRISQECDMIIGSWVNEHRRQRKLGENIKGDQDFIHVMLSILDDNNIPTEEADTIIKATCLSLILGGIDANVVVLTWTVSFLLNNRHVLKRAQDELDIHVGKHRQVQESDINNLVYLQAIIKETLRIKPPVPLSAPREAMEDCTIAGFHIPAGTRLFPNIWKLQRDPSIWQKPLEFLPERFLNDHANVDVRGKNYEFLPFGSGRRICPGITFALKFLPLALGRLLHGFELGTVSDVAVDMSESPGLTAPKATPLEVTLTPRLPAMLYG; encoded by the exons ATGGGATTCTCCATAGAATTACAAGAACAAATCATTTTGGCAATTCTTTTCACCATATTTGTGGTTTCACTTTCAATCCATGGTGGAGACAAGAAGAAACGGCAGAGACCAGCACCGCCAGAGGCAGCAGGGGCCATGCCTTTGCTTGGTCACCTTCATCTTCTCGGAACAAATCAGCTGCTACATAGAATATTCGGGGACATGGCGGATAAGTACGGACCTGCGTTCTTGGTCCGACTCGGCAGTCACCGGGCACTTGTGGTGAGTAACTGGCAAGTCGCCAAAGAATGTTTTACAACCAATGATAAGATCTTTTCAACACGTCCAAGATCCTTAGCCTCAAAACTTATGGGGTATGACCATAAAATGTTAGGTTTCGCACCTTATGGACCATATTGGCGCAGTTTAAGGAAGATAGCAACGCTTGAGCTCCTCTCCAGTCGTCGGATGGAGTTACTTAGGCATGTTCGGGACACGGAAATTGATTGTTTTATAAAGGAATTATACGAGGAAACAGTGAGGAGCGGAGGCATTGCAGTAGTGGAAGTGAAGGAAAAGATCGGCAGCTTGGCAACCAACATCATAGTACGGATGATAGCTGGAAAAAGATACAGTTGTGGAAGTGATGATGAAGAATCAAAGCGATGCCAAAATGCCATTGCTGATTTCTTTCATTTGGTGGGTTTAGTCTTGGTTTCAGATTGGGTTCCTTTTCTTGGTTGGATTGATGTTGTGATGGGACGCATAGCCAAAATAAAGAGGATATCACAAGAGTGCGACATGATAATTGGAAGCTGGGTTAATGAGCATCGCCGCCAAAGGAAGCTTGGGGAAAACATCAAAGGGGACCAAGATTTTATCCATGTCATGTTGTCTATCTTGGATGATAACAATATTCCTACTGAAGAGGCAGACACTATCATTAAGGCTACTTGCCTG AGTCTTATCTTGGGTGGCATTGACGCAAATGTGGTCGTGTTAACATGGACAGTGTCGTTTCTGTTGAACAACCGCCATGTGCTAAAAAGGGCCCAAGATGAACTTGACATCCATGTTGGAAAGCACCGGCAAGTGCAAGAGTCAGATATAAATAACTTGGTATACTTGCAAGCCATTATCAAGGAAACATTGCGGATAAAGCCACCGGTGCCTCTATCGGCACCAAGGGAAGCCATGGAGGACTGCACAATAGCTGGTTTCCATATTCCGGCGGGCACTCGCCTTTTCCCTAACATATGGAAATTGCAGCGTGATCCCAGCATTTGGCAAAAGCCTTTGGAATTCCTGCCAGAGAGGTTCCTCAATGATCATGCTAATGTAGATGTAAGGGGTAAAAACTATGAGTTTTTACCATTTGGTTCTGGCAGAAGGATTTGTCCAGGTATTACATTTGCACTTAAATTCCTGCCCTTAGCATTGGGTCGGCTGCTTCATGGATTCGAACTGGGGACAGTCTCGGACGTAGCAGTCGACATGAGTGAAAGCCCTGGATTGACTGCTCCTAAAGCTACCCCATTGGAGGTTACTCTTACCCCACGCTTACCTGCCATGCTTTATGGGTAA